The sequence CAAAAAATTTAGGTTGTAAATCTTTTATAACTTGAATCGTATATTTTATAAAGTTGATTGCGATGGTCGTCTTTACTACGCTTTCCTACCATTGAATAACCTTGACAAGTAAAACCACCGACGATTAAATCAACATTATTTGCAAAGTTAGTTTTTAAATTGGATAAAACTTCAGAGTCAGTTATATCTTTCATCTTAACATTTTGTTTGAAATTTAAATTATATGTATCTATTGCAGGTTGTCAAAACTCTACGGTATCTAATATCCTAAAACCAGAGTGATAAAAACCATAAGTTAACCCACCACATCCAGCAAATAAATCAATTAATGTCTTCTTCATTTATCCTTTCAGTATTATTATATCTTAATATTTTAACTAAAAGGAAAGCTTATTTATTTTTTTAAAAAACACCACTACAAAGATAGGGTGTTTTAAAATTTTTGTTTAAATTATTCAACTGAAACTTCAGCACCAGCAGCAACCAATGTAGATTTAATTGATTCAGCTTCTTCTGAGTTAACATTTTCTTTAACCACTGCAGGTAATGTGTCGACGATTTTTTTAGCATCC comes from Mycoplasmopsis mustelae and encodes:
- a CDS encoding DNA cytosine methyltransferase, translating into MKKTLIDLFAGCGGLTYGFYHSGFRILDTVEFWQPAIDTYNLNFKQNVKMKDITDSEVLSNLKTNFANNVDLIVGGFTCQGYSMVGKRSKDDHRNQLYKIYDSSYKRFTT